CGGCGAGCTGAGTTTGTAGGGCATGTTCGGCATTGGTTTGGGCCAGTTGTAGCCAGCGCAGGCGATTGCCGCGAACCGTATGCAGTAACTCAATTTTTTTCTGGTGCTCGGCTGATAATGCCTCGGTCAGGGCGGTACGGTCGTCCAGAGCTAAGTTAGTGATTAAGGTATTGGGTAGGTCACGTTCAGCGCCTGTTAGGTAGAGCTGGGCAATAAAGGCCGTAAGAATTTCGCTATCAGTTGATTCTAAAGCAAGTTTTGGATAGTAATTTTTACTGCCTAAGACTCGACCATCGCGTACCTTAATCAGGTGTACTGAAGCAACGCCGGCATTGCTGGCTAAGGCAATCACATCGACATTGCCATGGCCGCCTTCCATCGATTGCTGATCTTGCACACGTCTAAGGGCTGAAATTTGGTCACGAATCACCGCTGCCTGCTCGAAATCTAGCTGCTTTGCCGCTTGCTCCATATGGGTTTTTAACTCATCAGTTAGGGCATGACTGCGACCGGTCAAAAATAATTTAGAGTGCCTTACATCTTGAGCATATTCATCGGCCTCGACTAAGCCGACACAGGGTGCTTTGCAGCGTTTAATTTGATACTGCAGGCAGGGGCGGCTGCGATTTTTAAAAAAAGTGTTATCGCACTGGCGAACCTGAAAGGTTTTTTGTAGTAAGTTTAAACTTTCGCGAATGGCTACGCGGCTTGGGTATGGCCCAAAAATTTCACCTTGGGGTTTTTTCTTGCCTAGATGGATACTGAGACGGGGAAAAGGGTCATTAGAGAGCAAGACATAGGGATAAGACTTATCATCGCGCAGCAAAATATTATAGGGCGGGCGAGATTGCTTAATCAGCGTTTGTTCAAGTAATAGCGCTTCGGTTTCATTATGAGTGAGTGTGACTGCAATGCGCGCTATTTTTTTGACTAAGGCTGCGGTCTTCGGCGCTAGCTGTTGGGTTTTAAAGTAACTGCTGAGCCGGTTTTTCAGGTTTTTGGCTTTGCCGACATAGAGAAGTTGGTCATTTGCATCAAACATTCGATAGACGCCAGGGTGCTGGCTGCAACTGGCAAGAAAAGCTGAGACATCAAATACAGTCATAATTTTATGATTGGACTTCAATAAGCCCATGCTTAATCGCCAGATGAGTTAGCTTAACATCACTGTCGATAGCTAGTTTTTCAAAGGCGCGATAGCGATAGGTGTTAATCGTCTTGGGCGAGACACAAAATAAGTCGGATAATTCTTGTGCCTTATGACCTTGAGCAATCATTAAACAGACTTCTAGTTCACGACTGGACAAGGTTGAAAATGGACATTCAGGAGCACTCTTTAAATGATTTAAGGCTAAACGATGGGAGTGCTCAGGGCTCAGATAGTACTCATTTTTTATCACTTTGTTAATCGCAGAGATTAGCTCTTCTGGCGGCGCGCCTTTAGTCAGAAAACCTTTGGCGCCAATCTCAAATAAGCGTTCGAGATAAGTTTGATCATCGCAGGCAGTGACCGCGATAATCTTGGTATCAGGTAAGCGCTCCATGATTTTACGGGTCGCTTCTAAACCGCCCATACCCGGCATGCGAATATCCATCAAGATAACATGGGGCTGCAATTGACTGGCCAGCGTGTAAGCCTGCTCACCGCTGTTGGCAGTTCCAACCACATTAAATGTTGGAATACCTTCTAGCATACTGGTAATTCCAAGACACACCAGATCATGGTCATCAACGACTAAAACTTTTATCACTAACCACCTCGCAAATAGGATAGAGATTGCTAGAAAGTGAGCGAGTTACTTAGAAAACATAACGACCTGAGTGGGCTAAACTAAGATGCGCTTTTCATTATTTGGCAAGACTAACCAAATCTCTCAAAGACCGCTCTTCAACTAAATACTAAGTCTGTAGTGACTACTTTTGTAAAGTTGGTCATGCATTGTAACAAAATCCTAGCTGAATCCTAGCTGAACGTCAGTTAGACGCGGACCAAAGCTATTAGGGCACTTAGCTGCTGGAAGAACTACGTATTTAGCTCGAGATAGGTATAATCGGCGGCCTATTAGAGGAGTGAAATCAGTGTCTATAGATATTCAATGGGTGACTAGCGATCAAGAGCTAAGTGAGAAGTGTGCGCAATGGGCAAAATTAAGCTACTTAGCCGTCGACACTGAGTTTATTCGAGTGAGTACCTTTTATCCTATTGCTGGCTTAATTCAACTCAGTGATGGGCAGAGTGTTTTTCTGATTGACCCTTTGTTAATTACAGACTGGCAGCCTTTTAAAGAGCTATTAGAAAGCAAGCAGGTGATCAAGGTGTTACATGCTTGCGGTGAAGATTTGGAAGTCTTTGCTAGGTTAATGGAGGCAAGGCCACAGCGTCTTTTTGATACTCAGATTGCGGCTGGGTTATTAAATATTGGCTTTTCTATGGGCTACTCACGGCTGGTGCAGGCATTGTTACATATTGAACTGCCCAAGGGAGAAACCCGTTCTGACTGGCTCCAGCGTCCACTGAGTGAGACCCAAGTGCTGTATGCAGCTCAAGATACGTTGTACTTAGTCCAGGTTTATTTGCAGTTAGCTGAGCGCTTATCAGCAGAAAAGCTACAGTGGCTATTTGAAGATGGTGATACCTTGGTGCAGCTACATACAGCCAAGTCAGAGCCCGAGCTGCGCTGGCAACTGATTAAGCAGGCTTGGAAGCTAAATCGTCAGCAGCTAGGAGTGCTGCAGCATTTAACGGCGTGGCGTGAAGAGCAGGCGATGAGCCGTGACGTGCCGCGTAGTCGCGTACTGAAAGATAGCTCGTTATATGCTTTAGCTGAACAGCAGCCGACTAGCCTCTATCAGCTATCAGACATTGTAGATATGCATCCTAATACCATACGCCGTGAAGGGGCTAAGGTTTTAAGCTTGATTCAGCAAGCGCTAAAAAAGCCCGCCGAGCAGTGGCCAGAGTCACTGCCACAGCCGTTAACAGTGACCGAGGCTAAGCAGCTGAAGAAGCTTCATCGTTGGGCAAAACTACAGGCGCAGCAGTTAGACATTGCGCCAGAAATGATGGTGAAAAAGAAATGCCTAGAGGCATTGCTAAGAAGTGGCTTGGAAACAGGATACTATCAGTTACCCGAAAGTTTATCGGGTTGGAGAAGACAGCAGCTAGGTGATTTACTCCTAGACCGTTTGCAGGAAAACGTCTGATGAAAATTATTTGTTCGATTTATCAAAGCACTAAAAAACCAGGGATGTATTTATATGTGCCCAAAGCGGATGAACTTAATAAAGTGCCGGAGGCTTTATTAAGCTTATTTGGTCGGCCAAAATTCTGCTTTAGTTTACTGCTTACGCCAGAGAAACAGTTAGCACGAGAAGACATCTCCCAAGTATTAGAAAATTTACAGCAGCAAGGTTTTCATTTACAGATGCCTCCCCCGGAAGAAGAATACATTGAGCATCTACCGGAGGAGTTATTGCGTCGCAATGACCCTATTTAGTTGAAGGAGAGTTAGAGCGATAATTTATCGCGATTTTTTTCCAGTGTGGCGTTATCGATACCTTTGACCCCGGAGCGCGACAAGCCCCGTCATTCAGGGCGGGGAAGGATAGCACGGACGGCAGCCGTCCTTAGGTCTCAGTGTGGAGTCTGCTGCTGTTCGATGTACTGACGCACGATGGAAGTCGGCGCGCCACCACAGGATGATGTGAAATAGGACGGCGACCAAAGAGCGCCTTTCCAGTAGCGTTTCTGGATGTCGGGCCGGCTCCTTGCGTAGCAGGCGGCTGGACACGCCTTTGAGGCTGTTCACGAGGTTGAAAACAGCCACCTTGGGCGGATACTTCACCAGCAGGTGGACGTGATCGTCTTCGCCGTCCATTTCGATCAGTTGCGCCTCGAAGTCGGCGCAGGTCTTGGCGAAGATGGTGCGCAGCCGACAGAGGACGTCGCCATCGAACACTCCGCGGCGGTATTTCGCCACAAAGACCAAATGGACGTGCATCTTAAAAGCACAGTGCCGTCCTTATCGAATATCGGTGTCATTGCTCATGGACCAAGAGTATAATTGGGTATGCGACGACTTCAAGCCTACAAATACGAATTGCGGCCAGACGGCCAGCAAGAGCGACAAATGCGCCGCTTCGCTGGCTCTTGTCGGTTCGTGTTCAACCAGGCGCTGGCGTTGCAGAAGGAACGCTACGAGCAGGGCGAGAAGAAGCTCGGCTATGCGGGCTTGTGCAAGTTGCTTACCGAGTGGCGCAACAGCTCAGAGACGGCTTGGCTGGCCGATGCGCCCGTTCACCCGTTACAGCAGACGCTCAAGGACTTGGAGCGGGCCTATAGCAACTTCTTCGCCAAGCGGGCCGACTTCCCGCGCTTCAAGAAGAAAGGCCAATCGGATAGTTTCCGCTATCCCGACCCGAAGCAAGTCAAGCTCGATCAGGCGAACAGCCGCGTATTCCTGCCCAAACTGGGCTGGCTACGCTACCGCAACAGCCGCGAGGTGCTGGGCGCGGTGAAGAACATCACCGTCAGCCAGTCTTGCGGCAAGTGGTTCGTGTCGATTCAGACCGAGAGAGAGGTTGAGCAACCGCTACCGCAAGGCGGCGCGGTCGGCATCGACATGGGTATCACCCGCTTCGCCACGCTCTCGGACGGCACGTGCTATTCGCCGCTCAACAGCTTCAAACGGCATGAAACCGCCTTGCGCCGCGCGCAGCAGTCGATGAGCCGCAAGACCAAATTCAGCAACAACTGGAAGAAGGCGAAGGCCCGCGTCCAGCGTATCCATTCCCGCATCGGCAACGCCCGCCGCGACTACCTGCACAACGCCACGACCACGATCAGCCAAAACCACGCGATGGTGTGTATCGAGGATTTGCAGGTACGGAACATGTCCAAGTCGGCGGCGGGTACCACCGAAAAGCCGGGTAAGAAGGTTCGGGCCAAGTCCGGCCTAAATAAGTCCATCCTCGATCAAGGCTGGTTCGAGTTCCGCCGCCAACTGGATTACAAGCTGGCCTGGAGTGGCGGCTATCTGATTGTCGTGCCGCCACAGAACACCAGCCGCACCTGTCCGGCTTGCGGGCATGTGTCGGCGGAGAACCGCACCAGTCAGGCAAAGTTCGCCTGCGTGGAATGCGGCTTCGAGGAAAACGCCGATCTGGTCGGCGCGATCAATATCTTAAGGGCGGGACACGCCCGGTTCGCCTGTGAAGTGAGCGATGCGGTAAGGTCGCCAGCAGCAGGAACCCACCGAAGCGACTCAGAGGCGGTTCAATGCCGCACCTGAGCGCCGTAGGAATCTCCGGCCTTCAGGCCGGGGAGGATGTCAATTCTAGTAACTCATCAATGTGCTCCAAGGGCCCGTTAGCTTCTCGATAAGCAATAATGGCTTGGGCTTTGGCCATACCAATGCCAGATAAGTGTTTGGCTAAGGTTTCTGCATCAGCTTGATTTAGGTTAATAGTTTGAGTTTGTTGTTGAGTGTTAGCTACAGCAGGAGCAGGCTCCTCGGCAAGTACTAATGCAGGGGGTAAACCTAGTAGAGTGCTGCAGAGCAGAGCTTGGATTAATCGTTTCATAGTTTACCGTCCTTAGATCAGATTCGAGTTGCAACAGAAGTGTAGGTGGGGAATGATCGGCCGTAAGTTTTTTGATAAAAGAGGTGCGTATGGATCAGGAGTTTTGGTTAGAACGCTGGGAGAACAACCAAATCGGTTTTCATTTACGGGATCGAGCAAATCCTTGTCTAGATAAGTATTGGCACCTCACCAAACTAACGCCAGGGGCTACGGTATTTGTGCCGTTGTGCGGTAAGAGCTTAGATTTGCTGTGGTTCGCTGAACAAGGCTATAAAGTAATAGGGGTAGAGCTGGCGGAAAAAGCCGTGCAAGATTTTTTTAAAGAGCACCAGCTCACGCCTAGCCTAGTTGAAACGGCAGAGTTTAAGTGCTACCAAGCGGCGAATATCACGCTGTATAGCGGAGATTTTTTTGCTTTAACTAAAGCTCACTTAGCACAGTGCAATGCAGTTTATGATCGGGCAGCTTTAGTGGCTTGGCCACCTGAGTTGCAAGCACGCTACGCTGCGCATTTGTTCAGTATTTTGCCCCAAGCATCCACTGGTTTAGTGGTGGTGATGGATTACTTGCAAAGTGAAATGGCTGGGCCCCCCTTTGCTGTAAGTGAGGCGCAATTAAATAGTTTTTTAACGAATGACTATCAGATACAGAGAGTTGGACAACGCGATATTTTACGCTACGAGCCTAAATTTGTTGAACGTGGGCTTACCAGTTTAACGGAGAATGTATTTTTACTTAGTGCTCAAACACAAACTGCAAGTGCAAACTAAGCCTTGTGTTTATAACGAATAAAGGTACAATAAGCGCCGCCCCAAGGTCTTTGGGGCGCGTGTTATGGTGGCCCTACCGGTCCCCTCGCAACGATTACCTGTTAACCTGGTCAGGCCCGGAAGGGAGCAGCCATAGCAGGGACATTGTGTGCCGGGGTGTGGCTGGTAGTGGTCACCTCCAATCTTTGCAGTTATCTGCGCCTTTTCTATATCTCGTTTAATTGTTTAGCTAATGCCTTAATCTGTGGCTAAGGCAGTGCATTTTTGTCTCTGCTCCGTTAGCATACCTACGTATTTTTAATCCCTTGAAACAGTAGGTGACGATGAGTTATCAAGTGCTGGCGCGTAAATGGCGTCCTAAAAATTTTGCAGAAATGGTCGGGCAAGCCCATGTGCTCAAGGCCTTAATTAATGCACTTGATAGTCAGCGCTTACACCATGCCTATTTATTCACCGGCACCCGTGGCGTAGGAAAAACTACCATTGCGCGGATTATGGCCAAGTGCTTGAACTGTGAGCAAGGCGTCAGTTCAACGCCCTGTGGGCAGTGTTCAATTTGCCGCGAGGTAGATGAAGGGCGCTTTGTTGATTTAATCGAGGTGGATGCGGCCAGTAAAACCAAGGTCGAGGATACCCGTGAGTTACTCGATAATGTGCAGTATATGCCCAGCCGTGGGCGTTATAAGGTATACCTCATTGACGAGGTGCACATGCTATCGACCAGCTCATTTAATGCGTTGCTAAAAACCTTAGAAGAGCCACCGAGTTACGTTAAGTTTCTATTGGCTACCACTGATCCACAGAAGCTACCCCCTACGATTTTATCGCGCTGCTTGCAGTTTTCTCTAAAAAATATGCAGCCTGAGCCTATTGTTGGGCATTTGTCTGATGTGTTAAGCGCTGAGCAAATCCCCTTTGATACCGACGCTTTATGGTTGCTTGGGCGCGCGGCTAACGGCTCTATGCGTGATGCGATGAGTCTAACTGATCAGGCGGTAGCTTTTGGTCAGGGACAGATACGTGCTGAAGATGTGCGAGCAATGCTTGGTTCGATTGATCAGGGCCATACTTACAGCATTTTACAGGCGTTATTACAAGGTGATGGCGCGCAATTATTGCAGGCGATTGGCCTGCTGGCTGACCAAGGTCCAGATTGGGCAATGGCGCTCAGCGAGTTATTAAGTATTTTGCACCGTGCCGCGGTAGCGCAATTGGTCCCTGATGCGATTGATAATGGCCAAGGTGATCGTGAGCAAGTTTTAGCGATTGCGCAAACGGTAACGGCTGAAGATTTACAGTTCTACTATCAAGTTGGGTTAATTGGGCAGCGAGATTTACCGTTAGCTCCTGATGGGCGCAGTGGTTTTGAGATGGTTTTGCTGCGTATGTTAGCGTTTCGTCCGGCTGCTCTAGCGCATCAGCCAAGTGTGACTTTAGTCACTGCTGCAGATAGGGTTGATCCCAGCGCAGAAAAAAAAACTGAAAAAAACACCCTAGGCGTTAGCCTTTCTTCGCAACCGCAACCGCAACCGCAACCGCAACCGCAACCGCAACCGCAACCGCAAGCAGAAATCAGTGGGGAACCGGCGCCTTGGGAAGATGTACCTCAGCCTTCTGCAGCGCCAGCGGCTGAACCTGTAGCGGCCACTTTAGTAGCGCCTGAGCCACTCGCTCAGTTAGAGTCAGAGGACACAGAGGCTGACTCAGAAACTGATGAGATCGATGACGGCGCTCTCGATTCCTATGCCTATTTAATGGATATCCACCAGCATTATGCTGACTTACAGCAGTCTGAGGCCCAGCAAGCACCGGTGGGAGCAGTGGCTGATGAAGTCTTAGCTGAAGATTTACGGTTACAGATTCCAAGTGCCAGTGGGGTGGCTGCGGAGTGGCTCGAGATTTATCCACAACTCGAGTTAGCAGGAATGACTGCTAGCATTGCCGCGAACTGTGCGTTGATCGAAAAAACGGCAGAGCAGCATTGGTTAATGCATATTGAACAAGGACGTAGCTCATTACTGAATGCTAATCAGCAGCAGAGAATTGAGCAGGCAATCAGCGACTGGCTAGGGCAAAAAATTCAATTGGTAATCGAAAAACAGCCAGAGCAAGAGGTGGAGACCCCGGCTTTAGCCGAGTTACGGCGTAAAGCCCAAGCTCAGCATCAAGCGCATCAAGAAATTTTAAAAGATCCTATTGTAGTGCAGCTAATGGAGCAGTTTGGCGCTACAATTGTCCCCCAAACCGTTGAGCCAATTTAACAAGCAACTCAGAGGAAAAAGTTATGTTTAAAGGTGGAATGGCGGGCTTGATGAAGCAAGCTCAAGAAATGCAGGAAAAAATGCAAAAAGCTCAAGAAGAGCTAGCCAATGCAGAAGTTACGGGTGAGTCAGGTGCTGGTTTAGTCAGTATTGTGATGACCGGTCGACATGATGTACGTCGGGTTAATATTGATGCCAGCTTACTGGAAGAAGACAAAGAGATTTTAGAAGACTTAATCGCTGCTGCAGTTAATGATGCGGTGCGTAAAGTAGAGCAAAATACCCAAGAAAGCATGGCCGGCATGACCGCAGGTATGCAATTACCGCCAGGCTTTAAAATGCCTTTCTAAGCGTTAGTTAAGGTTCACGCCTGCACCTTGCTGCAGGCTTTTTTTTGTAGATTGATTATGTCTTTTAGTCCTTTAGTTCGACAGTTGTTGGATGCATTACGTGTATTGCCAGGCGTGGGACAAAAAACCGCCCAACGCATGGCTTTACAACTATTAGAGCGGGATCGAGGCGGTGCTTTACGTTTGGCAGAAGCCTTACAAGCAGCGATGCAGGGCGTTGGGTATTGCCAGCAATGCCGTGCGCTCAGTGAAGCAGATATTTGTGCTATTTGTGCCGATCCGAAACGTGAACAGCAGTTGCTGTGTGTAGTGCAAAGCCCAGTGGATGTGCATTTGGTAGAGCAAACCGGTTATCGCGGCTTGTATTTTGTCCTCAAGGGGCATCTCTCTCCATTAGATGGACTGGGGCCAGACTCCGTAGGTATTCCTGATTTGATCGAGCGTATTGAGCAAGGTCAGTTTAGTGAAGTGATCCTCGCCACCAACCCCACCGTAGAAGGTGAAGCAACCGCCCATTACATTGCCCAATTGTTACTCGGTGAGTCGCTTGTGGTATCGCGCTTAGCCCATGGCGTGCCACTGGGTGGAGAGTTAGAGCTAGTGGACGGCAGCACCTTAGCCCACGCTTTTGCCGGTAGAAAGCCTCTACTTCGTTAAATTCTGTGATAAAACCCAGTGATAAAAAACAGTGGGGAGTGTTGATGAGAGGACGCGCTTAACCAAATTTGTGACTAAGGTGTTGCTAGATTTATCGCTCAAACAAGTGTTTTAATGGGCTCATCAAACTTCATATTGTCAGCAGGTTGGGTTGGGTATGCCGTATCGTTTTTCTCTTATACTTGGGCTTATCAGTAGCGTCTGGCTGGTAGGTTGTCAGCAAGAGCCAGAACCAGCGGCGGTAGTGCGGCCGGTACTGGTCGCGCAACCTCAGGTAGGAGTTAGTCATAACGAAAGCTTTCCCGGTGAAGTCAGAGCCCGCTTTGAGCCTGAGCTGGCATTTCGTATCGGTGGTAAAGTCACCGAGCGCTTAGTCGATGTGGGGGCACGCGTTAAACAAGGCCAGCCGCTAGCTAAACTAGATGCTCAAGACGTTAATTTACAGTTGCAGTCAGCGCAAGCACAGGTCAGTGCCGCCCAGTCAAATCTTGCCTTAGTGAAAGCCGAGCGCGATCGTTATTTAAAGCTTAAGCAGCGTCAACTCGCTAGCCAGTCGCATTTTGACAATGCCGATACCCAGTATAAAACTGCGCTAGCCTCATTAAAGCAGGCGCAGGCACAATACGATGTGGCGAAAAACCAAAGCAGCTATAGCACCTTGTATGCACCGGCAGACGGGGTCATTAGCATGGCCCGCCTAGAGGTTGGGCAAGTGGTAGCCGCAGGGCAAACCGTCTTTGTGCTAGCAGCGGATGGTGAGCGAGAGGTGGTGATTGGTTTACCCGAGCAGACTGCGGCTCAGTTTAAAGTCGGTAATGCGGTCAAGGTTGAGCTGTGGAGTCATCCCGAGCAAAAGTATGAAGGCAGTATTCGTGAAATTTCACCGGCTGCTGATCCCCGTTCGCGCACCTTTGCAGCCCGAGTGAGTTTCGCCGCTGATAATAGCATGGCGGAAATCGGGCAAAGTGCCAGAGTCTATGCCTATAAAACTACGCGGCCGATGCTCAAACTTCCGCTCAGTGCAGTTACCGCAGAAAACAATCAGCCCTATGTGTGGCGTGTGGTGGCTCATTCAGAAGCAAATGAACAACTGATAACTGAGCGAGTTGATATTGAAACCGGTGCTTTTAGTGAGACCGAGGTGACGGTACTTTCAGGTTTGCAGAGCAGTGACTGGGTGGTGACGGGTGGCGTGCAGCTGCTACAAGCTGGGCAAGTGGTGACTGCGGTTGATCGAGATAACCGCCCAGTGCACCTAGGAGAGCAGGAGTCAGCAGATGCGCTTTAATCTCTCCGAGTGGTCGCTCAATAATCGCCCATTAATTTTATTTTTAATGATTATGCTGGGGTTGGCCGGTTTTTTTTCCTATAGCCAGCTTGGGCAAAGTGAAGATCCGCCGTTTACGTTTAAAGCCATGGTAATTCAAACCCTCTGGCCAGGTGCGACGGCGGAAGAAGTTTCACAGCAAGTAACGGAGCGGATTGAAAAGAAGCTGATGGAAACGGGGGAGTTCGAGCGAATTGTCTCGTTCTCGCGGCCAGGTGAATCCCAGGTAACTTTTCTGGCCAGTGATGATTTTAAATCTAAAGACATTCCTGAGTTGTGGTATCAGTTGCGTAAGAAAATCGGTGACATTCAATACAGCTTACCGCAAGGCATCATAGGCCCTTTTTTCAATGATGAGTTTGGGACTACGTTTGGCAATATCTACACCTTAACCGGCGACGGCTTTGATTACGCGACGTTGAAAGACTATGCCGATCGTTTACAGCTGCAACTACAGCGAGTTAAAAATGTGGGTAAGGTCGAGATCTTGGGCTTGCAAGAAGAGCGGATTTGGGTCGAAATCTCCAATACACGCTTAGCCACCATGGGTGTGCCTTGGCAAACGGTCCAGCAAGCGCTAGAAGAGCAAAATACCGTTACTGCGACAGGTTTTTTTGAAACTGCCAGTGATCGGGTGCAAATTCGGGTTAGCGGTCAGTTTGAAAATCTTGAACAAATTCGCGCTTTTCCGATTCGTGCGGGAGATCAAACCTTTCGTTTAGGTGATATCGCCACGGTATACCGCGGCTTCCAAGATCCCGCCGCACCTAAGGTGCGCTACCAGGGACAAGAGGCCTTAGCGATTGCAGTGGCGATGCGCGAGGGCGGCGATATTTTAGTCTTAGGCAAAGCCTTAGAGCAGGAGTTTGCGCGGCTTGAGCAAACCTTGCCCATTGGTATGACCTTAACTAAGGTCTCCGATCAGCCCGCAGCGGTTAAAACCAGTGTTGGTGAATTTGTTCAGGTACTGATTGAAGCTCTAGCGATTGTTTTGCTGGTGAGTTTTTTCTCACTGGGTTTTCGTACTGGCTTAGTCGTGGCGATTTCGATTCCGATTGTATTAGCCATGACCTTTACGGTGATGCATTACCTTAACATTGGGCTGCACAAAATCTCTTTAGGCTCTTTGGTATTGGCATTGGGCTTAATGGTTGATGATGCCATTATTGCCGTGGAAATGATGGCGATTAAAATGGAGCAAGGTTATAACCGGATCAAAGCGGCGAGCTTTGCTTGGACCAGTACCGCCTTTCCGATGCTGACCGGTACCTTAATTACTGCCGCCGGATTTTTACCGATTGCCACGGCTGCTTCTAGCGTGGGGGAATATACCCGCTCGATTTTCCAGGTAGTGGGTATTTCTTTGGTGGTGTCTTGGATTGCTGCGGTTATGTTTGTGCCGTATTTAGGGTATTACCTGTTACCAGATAATAAGCATCAGCAAGCCGCAGAAGCTCATGATCCCTATGACACACGCTTTTATCGTGCTGTTCGAGCGTTGGTTAATTGGTGTGTTGGCCATCGCTGGCTAGTGATTGGCGTGACCTTATTAGTCTTTAGCGGGGCAGTGGCTTTATTTAAGTTTGTACCGAAGCAGTTTTTCCCAGAATCGACTCGTTTAGAGATGATGGTTGATTTAAAACTGACTGAAGGGGCGTCACTGAGCGCCACCGAGCAACAGGTGCAACGTCTAGAAAAGCTCTTAGCCGAGCGTCAGGATATTGATAATTATGTGGCTTATGTTGGCACCGGTGCGCCACGCTTCTATTTGCCATTGGATCAACAATTACCGGCTACCAGCTTTGCCCAGTTTGTGATTGTGAGTAAAAGTTTAGCAGCACGGGCTGAACTGCGAACTTGGCTG
The sequence above is a segment of the Thiopseudomonas alkaliphila genome. Coding sequences within it:
- the uvrC gene encoding excinuclease ABC subunit UvrC, whose product is MMTVFDVSAFLASCSQHPGVYRMFDANDQLLYVGKAKNLKNRLSSYFKTQQLAPKTAALVKKIARIAVTLTHNETEALLLEQTLIKQSRPPYNILLRDDKSYPYVLLSNDPFPRLSIHLGKKKPQGEIFGPYPSRVAIRESLNLLQKTFQVRQCDNTFFKNRSRPCLQYQIKRCKAPCVGLVEADEYAQDVRHSKLFLTGRSHALTDELKTHMEQAAKQLDFEQAAVIRDQISALRRVQDQQSMEGGHGNVDVIALASNAGVASVHLIKVRDGRVLGSKNYYPKLALESTDSEILTAFIAQLYLTGAERDLPNTLITNLALDDRTALTEALSAEHQKKIELLHTVRGNRLRWLQLAQTNAEHALQTQLADKSQIADRFDKLTQALQLDSTPERLECFDISHSSGEATVASCVVFGPDGPLKSDYRLYNIAGVTAGDDYAAMQQALERRLAKASKQADAKLPDLLIIDGGKGQLQMAKAVLNELALNDITLLGIAKGVTRKPGLETLYLNSIEHEFTLPSHSPALHLIQHIRDEAHRFAITGHRARRGKARRTSPLEGIPNVGPKRRRELLKQFGGLQELSRASIEEISKTPGISRTLAETIYAALHSH
- the dnaX gene encoding DNA polymerase III subunit gamma/tau, which produces MSYQVLARKWRPKNFAEMVGQAHVLKALINALDSQRLHHAYLFTGTRGVGKTTIARIMAKCLNCEQGVSSTPCGQCSICREVDEGRFVDLIEVDAASKTKVEDTRELLDNVQYMPSRGRYKVYLIDEVHMLSTSSFNALLKTLEEPPSYVKFLLATTDPQKLPPTILSRCLQFSLKNMQPEPIVGHLSDVLSAEQIPFDTDALWLLGRAANGSMRDAMSLTDQAVAFGQGQIRAEDVRAMLGSIDQGHTYSILQALLQGDGAQLLQAIGLLADQGPDWAMALSELLSILHRAAVAQLVPDAIDNGQGDREQVLAIAQTVTAEDLQFYYQVGLIGQRDLPLAPDGRSGFEMVLLRMLAFRPAALAHQPSVTLVTAADRVDPSAEKKTEKNTLGVSLSSQPQPQPQPQPQPQPQPQAEISGEPAPWEDVPQPSAAPAAEPVAATLVAPEPLAQLESEDTEADSETDEIDDGALDSYAYLMDIHQHYADLQQSEAQQAPVGAVADEVLAEDLRLQIPSASGVAAEWLEIYPQLELAGMTASIAANCALIEKTAEQHWLMHIEQGRSSLLNANQQQRIEQAISDWLGQKIQLVIEKQPEQEVETPALAELRRKAQAQHQAHQEILKDPIVVQLMEQFGATIVPQTVEPI
- a CDS encoding YcgL domain-containing protein: MKIICSIYQSTKKPGMYLYVPKADELNKVPEALLSLFGRPKFCFSLLLTPEKQLAREDISQVLENLQQQGFHLQMPPPEEEYIEHLPEELLRRNDPI
- a CDS encoding response regulator, with amino-acid sequence MIKVLVVDDHDLVCLGITSMLEGIPTFNVVGTANSGEQAYTLASQLQPHVILMDIRMPGMGGLEATRKIMERLPDTKIIAVTACDDQTYLERLFEIGAKGFLTKGAPPEELISAINKVIKNEYYLSPEHSHRLALNHLKSAPECPFSTLSSRELEVCLMIAQGHKAQELSDLFCVSPKTINTYRYRAFEKLAIDSDVKLTHLAIKHGLIEVQS
- the rnd gene encoding ribonuclease D — encoded protein: MSIDIQWVTSDQELSEKCAQWAKLSYLAVDTEFIRVSTFYPIAGLIQLSDGQSVFLIDPLLITDWQPFKELLESKQVIKVLHACGEDLEVFARLMEARPQRLFDTQIAAGLLNIGFSMGYSRLVQALLHIELPKGETRSDWLQRPLSETQVLYAAQDTLYLVQVYLQLAERLSAEKLQWLFEDGDTLVQLHTAKSEPELRWQLIKQAWKLNRQQLGVLQHLTAWREEQAMSRDVPRSRVLKDSSLYALAEQQPTSLYQLSDIVDMHPNTIRREGAKVLSLIQQALKKPAEQWPESLPQPLTVTEAKQLKKLHRWAKLQAQQLDIAPEMMVKKKCLEALLRSGLETGYYQLPESLSGWRRQQLGDLLLDRLQENV
- a CDS encoding ComEA family DNA-binding protein; this encodes MKRLIQALLCSTLLGLPPALVLAEEPAPAVANTQQQTQTINLNQADAETLAKHLSGIGMAKAQAIIAYREANGPLEHIDELLELTSSPA
- a CDS encoding RNA-guided endonuclease InsQ/TnpB family protein, coding for MRRLQAYKYELRPDGQQERQMRRFAGSCRFVFNQALALQKERYEQGEKKLGYAGLCKLLTEWRNSSETAWLADAPVHPLQQTLKDLERAYSNFFAKRADFPRFKKKGQSDSFRYPDPKQVKLDQANSRVFLPKLGWLRYRNSREVLGAVKNITVSQSCGKWFVSIQTEREVEQPLPQGGAVGIDMGITRFATLSDGTCYSPLNSFKRHETALRRAQQSMSRKTKFSNNWKKAKARVQRIHSRIGNARRDYLHNATTTISQNHAMVCIEDLQVRNMSKSAAGTTEKPGKKVRAKSGLNKSILDQGWFEFRRQLDYKLAWSGGYLIVVPPQNTSRTCPACGHVSAENRTSQAKFACVECGFEENADLVGAINILRAGHARFACEVSDAVRSPAAGTHRSDSEAVQCRT
- a CDS encoding thiopurine S-methyltransferase, giving the protein MDQEFWLERWENNQIGFHLRDRANPCLDKYWHLTKLTPGATVFVPLCGKSLDLLWFAEQGYKVIGVELAEKAVQDFFKEHQLTPSLVETAEFKCYQAANITLYSGDFFALTKAHLAQCNAVYDRAALVAWPPELQARYAAHLFSILPQASTGLVVVMDYLQSEMAGPPFAVSEAQLNSFLTNDYQIQRVGQRDILRYEPKFVERGLTSLTENVFLLSAQTQTASAN